The DNA window TAAAACCCACATGGGCAACCCAGGTTTCTCCCATCTGGGGCCCACACTAGCCGGGCCCATGTGGGCTGATTATGGGTCCCTATTCCACCCATGAGGGTTATAACCATTATTATTATGGGCTAACAAATTCATTTTGGGGGCTTATTTTACAGTCCGCCCATACAGTTCTTTAAACATGGTACAATAACAAAGAGACCAGGAATACAATCAATTACCCTTTTATTAAAGTAAAATGATGAAAACATTCTTTTGCTCAGTGTTCCCTCACTGTCACAGACAATTAGTTACACCTCAGATGAGCCTGAGGCCTGAAGTCCTTGTTGAGGCGTTGTCTGTCGGGCCTGTCTGTTACCCCCCCGGTCCCTAGCACCAATGAGCCACTTGGAGACCGCCTTCTCTGCATCTTTACGGGTGATTTGGCTGGTCATGGCGTTTTTCTTTAAGCCTCCTGCAAGAAACAAATATAACGGTCACTTACTTCATATGTGCCAACACAACTCTCAGCCAGGACTGTAAAGGCAACATTGTTAAGAAAAGCGCTATATAAGATTACTATTAGAACTACACATACTCTTGAACACACAAGTTAGGCAACTGAGAGACGTGCAAACACACTGCCCAGCCAGGACAACAAACGCTCCATACACAATATTTAAAACCTTTGTAGTATCGGTACAACTTAAAACATTATCCACATGCACACCTACCATATATTACTTCATACAGTTTTAAGGCCTTGAACTCTCTCTTCCCGTTTCGGCCCACAAAGTTGTACTGCCTGGATAGGCCATGGTCTAGCAGGAAGGTCATCATCCTTCTTGTGGCCTCGTCTACAGTTCCCCCCCCTATGTCAGTCACAGCTTCAACCTGAGGGGGAACAAAGGCaatacaaagcaaatgtatCTATATTGCTCACTGGAGTAAACCACTCAACATGAAAGAACTGCCAGATGCATGGGTGTGAGCAATTTCAAGCAAGTTTCAGATCAAATTAATTGCTAGCCCCCCAATACATTTGAATTGAGTTGCACTACCCTTGGCTTAACATACATACCAGTTCGGACATGAAGTTTGGGTTTTCCAGTTTTTCTTCTATGATTTCCACATCCCTAACTGTCTTTAGAGGAAAACCCTCTGGGGTAGAAGAGACAGTGGTGCCAATGTTGCCACGCTGTTGTAGAAGCGTTTGTAGCATCCTCCCTTGGATTTTTTGTGTCTCTTTCATCTCCTCAAGGATGGTTAAGATGCGGACAAACATGTTGTCCCTGATTGGTCTTCGAGGGGTTGCTGGTGACGTGGTGACATGGTGACTGGTGGAAACATCGGGCCATCTTAGGTTACCCAGAGGTGGTGGAAGTGTAGGCCTACTAGATGGAGGCAGTGAAGGTGAAGATCTGAGGGTGGATAGAGGCGGTGGAAGTGTTTGCGCAGATCTGAGGTTGGATGGAGCAAGTGGAGGTGTCAGCACAGATCTGAGGGTGGAAGGAGCAAGTGGAGAAGTCAGCACAGATCTGAGGTTGGATGGAGTCGGTTGAGGTGATGATCTAAGGGTGGATTGAGGTGTAGGCCTGATGGGGCTGCCAGACCATgtgtcatcatcctcatcctcactggACAAAATCACTCGCCTAGAAATGTATAATATACCACTATACACAGAGTTTGTACATATTTCCATTTAGTATCTACCATTTCATAATTCAAATAGCCTCACCTCTTTTTACGCTTCCCCTTTCCCATATTCTCTGTAGAATCGGACTCTGTTGGTACATCTGTGTTCTGTTCATACTCGACTAATTTTGTGCGGGCAGTTTCATAAGTTGCTTTGGGAGACAGAAAAATGAGTGGCAATTAGTTTCATTCAAAGCAAATTTAAACCGAATCAACAGTGAACTCATCATGTCAGATAATAtcatacacatggacacattaCCGATTTTTCTCTTGACAGTCAACTTGTATGTCACCCAGTCAGTGTGAGGGTCCTGTTGATCTATGACTGCCTTTGCCATGATCATCCTTGCTGGTGGCCAGTAGCATTCATCCTCCTCAGGCCCGATAAACCATTTGGTCGGTACAACTGCCAATCCTCCACCATTTATAAATTCAACTATCGCGAAAGGTAacatgcttaaaaaaaaaatacatacatcaaaatacatacattcataattaaaagaaacaataaaataataataatcatagcAAACTAGTGCAGGAGTGGCAATGCCACGTATCCAGTCTTGAGGGGCAACAACAccatttttgtttttaactcctccACAGGTAACAGCTGCAAGTGTTCAgataaattgaaaacaaaaagAATACCAAGACATGATGAGTCCATTGGATAGGTGAAAAAGGATTTGGCAGTTTCAAAGAAATTACACAGGACTTTAACAGCTCCAGAATGTGACAAAATGTTCTGCACAATAAGAACCCTTCCCCCTACAGAAAAACAGTCATCGCCACGAGAGGTGGAGATCAAtgtctgtccatcattgtaacGCCTGTATTGTTCCCATGTTGCAATTGAATTAATCATTGGTCCAGAAAAGTGGAGCTGTTTAAGTGGGCTGAAAACTGATGTGGTCTTCTGGCTTGCCACTTTCTGCTTTTCGTGGATCCGCCTGACGAGTTGTTGGACAGGGTTTTGAGGCCAACGGACAAGTTTTTTTAGTTTACCTAAAAATGTCTCAAAGGGAAAAGCTGAAACACTATCCAATGGGCCGAATTTTCGTGCATCTTGAGCTAGGTGGATCAATGAATGTATGTTATAGCTGACAAATTCAGTGCCATAAATTGCAGCAAAATCTGTTACAAAGAGTTTCAAAATTTCCTCAGCATAGTCACAATTGTCAGGAGAACATAAGGCAGGACACAGAAGAATTCTCATAGATACAGATAGAAGTAAAAAGTTTCTGTACATTCGAGTGGGTATATTATTGAGGAGGACAACAGG is part of the Hypomesus transpacificus isolate Combined female chromosome 9, fHypTra1, whole genome shotgun sequence genome and encodes:
- the LOC124470613 gene encoding uncharacterized protein LOC124470613, whose protein sequence is MLPFAIVEFINGGGLAVVPTKWFIGPEEDECYWPPARMIMAKAVIDQQDPHTDWVTYKLTVKRKIATYETARTKLVEYEQNTDVPTESDSTENMGKGKRKKRSVLTPPLAPSNLRSAQTLPPPLSTLRSSPSLPPSSRPTLPPPLGNLRWPDVSTSHHVTTSPATPRRPIRDNMFVRILTILEEMKETQKIQGRMLQTLLQQRGNIGTTVSSTPEGFPLKTVRDVEIIEEKLENPNFMSELVEAVTDIGGGTVDEATRRMMTFLLDHGLSRQYNFVGRNGKREFKALKLYEVIYGGLKKNAMTSQITRKDAEKAVSKWLIGARDRGGNRQARQTTPQQGLQASGSSEV